One stretch of Thiomicrorhabdus sp. DNA includes these proteins:
- the fliF gene encoding flagellar basal-body MS-ring/collar protein FliF, translating to MAEPQATMGNSANRPFGDDASFINTLTSLSVAKQVGLVVALAASIALVVGMIIWSQNTPYTLLFGSVDPKELNEIVQTLEQDAVPYEIDRTSGGILVPSDKVHALRLKLAAAGFPKQAPSGYQLLDIDQGFGISQFKETTQYHRALEGELAKSVASINAVKSARVMLGLPKRSVFVRKQQKPSASVVVQLYPGRSLDEQQVNAIAYLVASSIPNMEAKSVTVVDQNGNLLTADSAGTGALHMSMKQLDYTRSVEETLSGRIIRLLAPVVGGEGKVRAQVTAELDFTQQEQTRENYEPDPDAIRSEQEVREINRNEGPAGIPGALTNQPPRAGIAPEQGYNPQQDPNLKSSSEKSTKNYELDRTISHIKNSVGNVRRLSVAVVLDDKISVNEQGETVREALTDEELQRYRQLVSDTVGLDEARGDTLSVVNASFVAAPQEAMPSIPFWQEPWFWNLVKQVVAGIAVLIIIFGVIRPLLRDLTKRESLEPDYPMDDVEPSSESVDDISRALDQMSTEVEETAAEAEAESDEERQLLEKVRAIVEAEPKVAAHVIKQWLAGA from the coding sequence ATGGCCGAACCTCAAGCAACAATGGGTAATTCTGCAAACCGTCCTTTCGGCGACGATGCCAGTTTTATCAATACTCTGACCTCTCTTTCGGTCGCCAAACAGGTCGGGCTGGTCGTCGCTCTGGCGGCGTCGATTGCTTTGGTGGTCGGTATGATTATCTGGTCGCAGAACACGCCCTATACTTTGCTCTTCGGCAGTGTGGATCCCAAAGAACTCAATGAGATCGTTCAGACGTTGGAACAGGATGCGGTGCCTTATGAAATCGACCGCACCAGCGGCGGGATTCTGGTTCCTTCGGATAAAGTACATGCCTTGCGCTTGAAGCTGGCGGCGGCCGGTTTTCCCAAACAGGCACCTTCCGGTTATCAATTGCTGGACATCGACCAGGGGTTCGGTATTTCCCAATTTAAAGAGACCACTCAGTATCACCGGGCTTTGGAAGGTGAACTGGCCAAATCGGTTGCCTCGATTAATGCCGTCAAATCGGCTCGGGTGATGCTCGGTTTGCCGAAACGGTCGGTGTTTGTCCGCAAACAGCAGAAGCCGTCGGCCTCGGTAGTGGTGCAACTTTATCCCGGCCGCAGTCTCGACGAACAGCAGGTGAATGCCATCGCTTATCTCGTGGCATCCAGTATTCCCAATATGGAAGCCAAATCCGTGACGGTGGTTGATCAGAACGGCAACCTTTTGACAGCCGATTCCGCAGGCACCGGTGCTTTGCATATGAGCATGAAACAGCTCGATTACACCCGATCGGTGGAAGAGACGCTGTCTGGACGGATCATTCGTCTTTTGGCGCCGGTTGTTGGTGGAGAAGGCAAGGTGCGCGCTCAGGTAACGGCGGAGCTGGATTTTACCCAGCAGGAACAGACGCGTGAAAATTACGAGCCGGATCCGGATGCAATTCGTTCCGAGCAGGAAGTCCGTGAAATCAATCGCAACGAAGGACCTGCCGGTATTCCGGGGGCTCTGACCAACCAGCCGCCTCGAGCCGGCATTGCGCCTGAGCAGGGATATAACCCTCAGCAGGATCCTAATCTGAAAAGTTCCAGTGAAAAAAGCACCAAAAATTACGAACTGGATCGTACCATCAGCCACATCAAAAATTCGGTTGGTAATGTCAGACGTTTATCGGTTGCTGTAGTGCTGGATGACAAAATCAGTGTAAACGAGCAGGGTGAAACCGTTCGCGAAGCCTTAACGGATGAAGAATTACAGCGTTATCGTCAGCTGGTCAGCGACACCGTTGGCCTGGACGAAGCCCGTGGCGATACCTTGAGTGTCGTGAATGCCTCGTTTGTAGCTGCGCCACAAGAAGCAATGCCGTCGATTCCGTTCTGGCAGGAGCCTTGGTTCTGGAATCTGGTGAAACAGGTTGTGGCCGGGATTGCGGTGCTGATTATTATTTTCGGAGTGATTCGTCCGTTGCTGCGCGATCTGACCAAACGCGAAAGCCTGGAGCCGGACTATCCTATGGATGACGTCGAGCCGTCTTCCGAATCGGTTGACGACATCTCGCGGGCATTGGATCAGATGAGTACCGAAGTCGAAGAGACGGCCGCGGAAGCCGAAGCGGAGTCCGATGAAGAGCGTCAACTTTTGGAAAAAGTCCGCGCAATTGTCGAAGCGGAACCGAAGGTTGCCGCGCATGTTATTAAACAGTGGTTAGCTGGAGCCTGA
- the fliG gene encoding flagellar motor switch protein FliG yields the protein MAVKERNNLDKAAILLLALGKDNAAEVLKHLNPREVQKIGSAMTEVDNVSHDDIHLVMQSFMDELGEDALGIDPSEFAQSLMADALGDSGGHLMDAALLGDQVKGLEALKWMHPSTIANMLRNEHPQVIAIILSYFDSDQAAEVLKGIPERFQSDVIYRIATLTTIQPRALFDLNDVLERASSDGEGGKLATIGGEKRAAEILNFVGGGVDSRILDSIAEEHEDVSRAIQDKMFVFEDIAGIDDRGIQTLVGEVPNDVLIVALKGADTDLKEKFLSNVSKRQADIMRDDLETGGPVKLSAVEEAQRTIIQIVRRLADEEKIMMPGAGEEFV from the coding sequence ATGGCGGTAAAAGAGAGAAATAATCTGGACAAAGCAGCTATCCTTCTGCTGGCGCTTGGAAAAGACAATGCCGCCGAAGTGCTTAAACATTTGAATCCGCGTGAAGTTCAGAAAATCGGTTCGGCGATGACGGAAGTAGACAACGTCAGCCATGACGATATTCATTTGGTGATGCAATCTTTCATGGACGAACTGGGCGAAGATGCTTTAGGTATCGATCCAAGCGAGTTTGCGCAGTCTTTGATGGCGGATGCACTTGGCGATTCCGGCGGTCATCTGATGGATGCGGCGTTACTTGGCGATCAGGTCAAAGGTTTGGAAGCTCTCAAGTGGATGCATCCGTCGACGATTGCCAATATGCTGCGCAACGAACACCCGCAGGTCATTGCCATTATTCTGTCCTATTTTGATTCCGATCAGGCTGCGGAAGTTCTGAAAGGGATTCCGGAGCGCTTCCAGTCGGACGTGATTTACCGGATTGCAACCCTGACAACCATTCAGCCCCGCGCTTTATTTGATTTGAACGACGTTCTGGAACGTGCTTCCAGCGACGGTGAAGGCGGTAAACTGGCGACCATTGGCGGTGAAAAACGCGCTGCGGAAATTCTGAACTTTGTCGGCGGTGGCGTCGACAGCCGAATCCTGGACTCGATTGCCGAAGAGCATGAAGATGTCAGTCGCGCGATTCAAGATAAAATGTTTGTCTTTGAGGACATTGCCGGCATCGATGATCGCGGTATCCAGACTCTGGTGGGCGAAGTGCCGAATGATGTCTTGATTGTTGCCCTGAAAGGCGCCGATACCGACCTCAAGGAAAAATTCCTTTCCAATGTCTCCAAGCGTCAGGCGGATATTATGCGCGACGATCTGGAAACTGGCGGACCGGTCAAATTAAGTGCGGTTGAAGAAGCTCAGAGAACCATTATTCAGATTGTACGCCGCTTGGCAGACGAAGAGAAAATTATGATGCCAGGAGCCGGTGAGGAGTTTGTCTGA
- a CDS encoding FliH/SctL family protein: MNDSGFTAFDLQRQQDDKVVPLKTRLLRQEELEQEVAAWQPKDFASQSKASSEQKVAPVPVDPQLEAQIRAELEKEYATREEAWRQQIHEEAFQEGFRQGLEKGETQGRLNGEESAKQSVRQAAEVDLQQFQKLVESIQTPYEALKEGLLSELTEFSFHIAEAVIKQQIEQHPQWILEAVEKAVEVLPENEDDSLKIFLNPEDLLFLQKMQYDALPNWQLEQNAELKRGECLVRQVHSQVANLWSARLDEIMQNYRRPAPVGDAEEKNLSANANEPTNTLLADEPS; the protein is encoded by the coding sequence ATGAACGATTCAGGATTCACCGCTTTCGATCTGCAGCGTCAGCAGGACGATAAGGTTGTGCCTTTGAAAACACGGTTGTTGCGTCAGGAAGAACTTGAGCAGGAGGTGGCGGCCTGGCAACCCAAAGATTTTGCATCACAGTCTAAGGCGTCATCGGAGCAAAAGGTTGCACCGGTTCCGGTGGATCCGCAATTGGAGGCGCAAATCAGAGCCGAACTGGAAAAAGAGTATGCTACCAGAGAGGAGGCGTGGCGACAGCAGATACATGAAGAAGCTTTCCAGGAAGGGTTCCGGCAAGGCTTAGAAAAAGGCGAAACGCAAGGTCGTTTGAACGGCGAAGAAAGCGCGAAGCAGAGTGTCAGGCAAGCGGCTGAGGTCGACTTGCAGCAGTTCCAGAAGCTGGTTGAATCGATTCAGACTCCCTATGAGGCGTTGAAAGAAGGCTTGCTGAGTGAATTAACCGAATTTTCCTTTCACATTGCCGAAGCGGTTATCAAGCAGCAGATCGAACAGCATCCGCAATGGATTTTGGAGGCAGTTGAAAAGGCCGTCGAAGTTTTGCCGGAAAACGAGGACGATTCCTTAAAAATTTTCCTTAATCCGGAGGACTTACTCTTTTTGCAGAAAATGCAATATGACGCCTTGCCGAACTGGCAGTTGGAGCAAAATGCCGAGTTGAAGCGCGGCGAATGCCTTGTCAGACAAGTTCATTCTCAAGTGGCCAATTTGTGGAGCGCCCGGCTCGACGAAATCATGCAAAATTATCGTCGTCCGGCTCCGGTCGGGGATGCGGAAGAGAAAAATCTCTCTGCGAATGCCAATGAGCCGACGAATACTTTGTTGGCTGACGAGCCGTCTTAG
- the fliI gene encoding flagellar protein export ATPase FliI: MASNESSLLGEQLGRHFRDLNQSPLQTSSLKASGRLVRMVGMTLEAIGTYAPLGSRCQIVQPDQKPIEAEVVGFHDDRLYLMPIGDTHGLSANARVVPMEGGIKVGVGPKMLGRVIDGNGKPLDGLGAIEVEDYVSLAGERINPLGRRPITEPLDVGIKAINGLLTLGQGQRVGLMAGTGVGKSVLLGMMTRFTDADIVVVGLIGERGREVNDFVHHNLGAEGLKRAVVVATPADDPPLMRLHGAMLATAIAEYFRDKGMKVLLLMDSLTRFAQAQREIALSVGEPPASKGYPPSVFSKLPQLVERAGNSDSPTGSITAIYTVLAEGDDQSDPVVDSARGVLDGHIVLSRRIADSGRYPAIDIESSVSRVMVEIVSDEQLKTARGFKQLYSLYQQNQDLITLGAYKKGSDPNLDLAIQKYPQLNAFLAQEIREQAGVEASLQALQAAMS, translated from the coding sequence ATGGCCTCGAATGAATCTTCTCTTTTGGGCGAGCAGCTCGGCCGACATTTCAGAGATTTAAACCAATCCCCTTTGCAAACCTCATCGCTTAAAGCGAGCGGCCGTCTGGTGCGTATGGTCGGTATGACTTTGGAAGCCATCGGAACTTATGCGCCGCTGGGTTCGAGATGCCAGATCGTTCAGCCGGACCAGAAACCGATTGAAGCCGAAGTGGTCGGATTTCACGATGATCGTCTGTATTTGATGCCGATCGGCGATACGCACGGACTGTCGGCCAATGCACGGGTTGTGCCGATGGAAGGCGGCATTAAAGTCGGGGTCGGGCCGAAAATGCTCGGTCGGGTCATCGATGGCAACGGCAAACCGTTGGATGGTCTCGGTGCGATCGAAGTTGAAGATTATGTTTCGCTGGCCGGAGAGCGAATCAATCCTTTAGGGCGTCGGCCGATCACCGAGCCACTGGATGTCGGGATCAAGGCGATTAACGGGCTTTTGACACTCGGTCAGGGACAGCGTGTCGGTTTGATGGCTGGAACCGGGGTTGGAAAAAGTGTTCTGCTGGGCATGATGACGCGTTTTACCGATGCCGATATCGTTGTGGTTGGTTTGATTGGAGAGCGTGGTCGCGAGGTCAATGATTTCGTGCATCATAATCTTGGGGCGGAAGGTTTAAAGCGTGCGGTTGTGGTTGCTACTCCGGCGGATGATCCGCCGCTAATGCGTTTGCACGGAGCTATGCTGGCTACCGCCATTGCCGAATATTTCCGTGATAAGGGCATGAAGGTTCTTTTGTTGATGGATTCGCTGACGCGTTTTGCTCAGGCGCAACGCGAAATTGCGCTTTCGGTTGGCGAACCGCCGGCGAGCAAAGGTTATCCGCCCTCGGTGTTCTCTAAACTGCCACAGCTGGTCGAGCGTGCTGGAAACAGTGATTCTCCGACCGGTTCGATTACCGCCATCTATACGGTGCTGGCTGAAGGTGACGATCAGAGTGATCCGGTAGTCGATTCGGCGCGAGGTGTGTTGGATGGCCATATCGTTCTATCGCGGAGAATTGCCGACAGCGGGCGCTATCCGGCGATTGATATCGAGTCTTCGGTCAGCCGGGTGATGGTCGAAATTGTGTCCGATGAACAATTGAAAACCGCCCGAGGGTTCAAACAGCTGTATTCGCTGTATCAGCAGAATCAGGATCTGATTACGTTGGGCGCTTATAAAAAAGGCAGTGATCCGAACTTGGATCTTGCGATTCAGAAATATCCGCAGCTGAATGCTTTTCTGGCGCAGGAAATTCGTGAGCAGGCTGGTGTTGAAGCGAGTTTGCAAGCATTGCAGGCGGCAATGAGTTAA
- the fliJ gene encoding flagellar export protein FliJ, producing MKREIQRWEKIVELAQQDTDRAAEVFSSLQHQWQHAQTQLEALQNYQQEYLQERPVNTTFQIQQLQSKALFINKVNEAVQAQSRQVEALNERVQKGREVWIEKRAYLKALETLLENKRRSWQEMLDKREQKMLDELAAKNAHRRQGLP from the coding sequence ATGAAACGGGAAATTCAGCGCTGGGAAAAAATTGTCGAACTGGCACAGCAGGATACGGATCGTGCTGCCGAGGTTTTTTCTTCTCTACAGCATCAGTGGCAGCACGCTCAAACTCAGCTTGAAGCCCTGCAGAATTACCAGCAGGAATATCTGCAGGAAAGGCCCGTCAACACCACATTTCAAATACAGCAGCTGCAAAGTAAAGCCTTATTCATCAACAAAGTAAATGAAGCTGTTCAGGCTCAAAGCCGTCAGGTGGAAGCCTTGAACGAACGAGTGCAGAAAGGGCGCGAAGTCTGGATTGAAAAGAGAGCTTACCTGAAAGCACTGGAGACGCTTCTGGAAAACAAGCGGCGCAGCTGGCAGGAAATGCTGGATAAACGCGAGCAGAAGATGCTGGATGAGCTGGCGGCAAAAAATGCTCACAGGCGGCAAGGTTTACCCTAG
- a CDS encoding flagellar hook-length control protein FliK: MSLSESITTLLSSDQSSSEGSEIPVAYLGVRGPANSGAPVLGMPIVDDSPAVATEMNKAIWPLAAGFPKAVAEVNEAMPTGIDQTGVMAVGANWHIREWSTDREQQNTVPEENYLSAEGDQALASLASFGTLTELEREAEDGADSSAENEQVEWIEKNFSLNSDIRPDVSEGVFAANSSEIAENSAITSAENLQSLPAFGQPDLESLSSISVDPGTDGGVDSVIGFTEQPDGSGKEPLTYPGAAWLESGRKWPSESSLSSGMVSNSPSWASADKAAVNWSSQSSAATTALTSGTSSNAAVVASAQISQTLQDSLLQSDSSADEKAVLSKEFSAGEVSGERRAAASIPLPSISAGTRQPQWAHQFAQRVVVMLNQSVQQAQIALNPEQLGPLRIRLQFDKDQQLQVSVAAQQGAARDAVENALPRLREVLAQSGIQLGSVDIRDDSPSDNRNNPAQEAYAASVSTDSAEEMHEGSLSQVTVKVSKNLVDYYA; the protein is encoded by the coding sequence ATGTCCCTTTCTGAAAGTATTACGACGCTCCTGTCATCGGATCAAAGTTCGTCTGAAGGCAGTGAAATACCGGTTGCGTATCTCGGCGTGAGAGGGCCTGCGAATTCAGGCGCGCCTGTACTGGGCATGCCGATTGTCGATGATTCGCCAGCTGTCGCTACGGAAATGAATAAAGCGATATGGCCGTTGGCGGCCGGATTTCCGAAAGCTGTAGCAGAAGTGAACGAAGCAATGCCGACTGGTATTGACCAAACGGGAGTGATGGCAGTCGGTGCAAATTGGCACATTCGCGAATGGTCGACTGATCGGGAACAGCAGAATACGGTGCCGGAAGAGAATTATCTGTCGGCAGAGGGTGATCAGGCCTTAGCCTCATTGGCGTCTTTTGGCACTTTGACCGAGCTTGAACGGGAGGCAGAAGACGGGGCGGATTCATCTGCCGAAAATGAGCAGGTGGAATGGATTGAGAAAAATTTCAGCCTGAATTCGGATATTCGGCCGGATGTGAGTGAAGGTGTTTTTGCCGCTAATTCGTCAGAGATTGCGGAAAATTCTGCCATTACTTCGGCTGAAAACTTACAAAGTTTGCCAGCTTTTGGTCAGCCAGACCTGGAAAGCCTGTCGAGTATCAGTGTCGATCCTGGCACTGATGGAGGTGTCGATTCTGTCATTGGTTTTACCGAACAACCGGATGGCAGCGGTAAAGAACCTTTGACCTATCCGGGGGCTGCGTGGTTGGAATCGGGACGGAAATGGCCTTCAGAATCCAGTCTGTCATCCGGTATGGTATCAAATTCGCCTTCCTGGGCGTCGGCCGATAAGGCGGCTGTCAATTGGAGCAGTCAGTCTTCTGCCGCTACGACGGCTTTGACCTCCGGCACGTCTTCAAATGCGGCCGTTGTTGCCAGTGCGCAGATTTCGCAGACATTGCAGGATTCGCTCCTTCAGTCCGATTCGTCGGCGGATGAGAAGGCGGTTTTGTCGAAGGAATTTTCTGCGGGAGAGGTGAGCGGAGAGCGGAGAGCGGCAGCATCGATACCATTGCCGTCGATTTCAGCCGGAACCCGGCAACCTCAATGGGCACATCAGTTCGCACAAAGAGTTGTTGTCATGCTGAACCAGTCGGTGCAACAGGCGCAGATCGCTTTGAATCCGGAGCAGCTCGGGCCTTTGCGAATTCGTTTGCAGTTCGATAAAGATCAGCAGCTGCAGGTCAGCGTTGCGGCCCAGCAGGGAGCGGCGCGTGATGCGGTGGAAAATGCTTTGCCCCGTCTGCGCGAGGTTTTGGCGCAATCCGGGATACAGCTTGGTTCGGTCGATATTCGCGATGATTCGCCGTCAGATAATAGAAATAATCCGGCTCAGGAAGCTTATGCTGCTTCAGTTTCTACGGATTCAGCCGAAGAGATGCATGAGGGATCGCTGAGTCAAGTGACCGTTAAGGTGTCGAAAAACCTGGTTGACTATTATGCTTAA
- a CDS encoding methyl-accepting chemotaxis protein produces MKRFFAGVTLLGFGFPAYAAEESTVLPMTLMIGLSVLLTVAVMGLIAYWLCLQPQNDTEELEELVKYIEEQNRFDRRLPEMSNRPKWFASCNRLLDVAENHIREQDSANKHAQLDYQVRIESLESERRNLNETLKTCSEQLEALSFQAQKVERVSKESEIPLESLAALETQFKEALSALSEDSDEGLRSAKQVIGHVSALVDEVQKVSQVVLQLEADSSNIGSVLVLIRDIAEQTNLLALNAAIEAARAGEHGRGFAVVADEVRILAGKTRQATKDIQAIIEGLQQGARNAAQAMESGREKVGETRIHASRVSQVFDEMNTKLSAIRAENEL; encoded by the coding sequence GTGAAACGGTTTTTTGCAGGTGTGACGCTTCTCGGATTCGGTTTTCCGGCTTATGCCGCCGAGGAAAGCACGGTTTTACCCATGACGTTGATGATTGGATTGAGTGTATTGTTGACGGTTGCGGTAATGGGATTGATTGCTTATTGGTTGTGTCTGCAACCACAGAACGACACCGAAGAACTGGAAGAGCTGGTCAAATATATTGAAGAGCAGAATCGCTTTGATCGACGTTTGCCGGAAATGAGCAATCGTCCGAAATGGTTTGCTTCTTGCAACCGTCTGCTTGATGTCGCTGAAAATCATATCCGCGAACAGGATTCCGCAAACAAGCATGCGCAGCTCGACTATCAGGTGCGGATTGAATCTTTGGAAAGCGAGCGCAGGAATTTGAATGAAACACTGAAAACCTGCAGTGAACAGCTGGAAGCTTTGAGTTTTCAAGCTCAGAAGGTCGAAAGGGTATCGAAGGAAAGCGAAATTCCGCTAGAGTCTTTGGCCGCCTTGGAAACGCAGTTTAAAGAGGCTTTGTCGGCTCTGAGCGAAGATTCGGATGAGGGGCTCCGTTCGGCGAAACAGGTCATCGGTCATGTGTCCGCATTGGTTGATGAGGTTCAGAAAGTTTCACAGGTGGTTTTGCAGTTGGAAGCCGACAGCAGTAACATCGGCAGTGTACTGGTGCTGATCCGCGACATTGCTGAACAGACCAATTTACTGGCTTTGAATGCAGCGATCGAGGCGGCAAGAGCGGGAGAACATGGTCGAGGTTTTGCAGTTGTGGCCGATGAAGTAAGAATACTGGCCGGGAAAACCCGTCAGGCAACCAAGGATATTCAGGCGATTATCGAGGGACTGCAACAAGGTGCCCGCAATGCGGCACAAGCGATGGAATCCGGTCGGGAAAAAGTGGGTGAAACCCGGATTCACGCCAGTCGCGTGAGTCAGGTTTTTGACGAAATGAATACAAAGTTAAGCGCAATTCGCGCAGAGAATGAGCTATGA
- the motA gene encoding flagellar motor stator protein MotA: MKAIVGTLVVVGTLLGGYLPHGSIGVLIQPLEVVIICGGALGAYIIANPGWVVKAGFSGGIGLLKPSPHNKELYTELLGLMFKLFNKARREGLMSIEADVEDPHSSELFNSAPKVVADHHAVDFVCDYLRLMISGASNPYQLEDLMIIEIDSHHHEALMPSAAIGKVAESLPAFGIVAAVLGIVVTMSYLDAGPLEIAHHMSVALVGTFLGILVAYGFVAPISSELANRAEAESAFYGVIKTCLMANLNGYAPQVAVEFGRKAIPSKERPSFMELDEFIQSIK, from the coding sequence ATGAAAGCGATTGTCGGGACATTGGTAGTAGTCGGAACTTTGCTGGGCGGATATTTACCGCACGGCAGTATTGGTGTTCTGATTCAGCCGCTGGAAGTCGTCATTATCTGCGGCGGAGCCTTGGGGGCGTATATCATCGCCAACCCCGGATGGGTTGTTAAGGCTGGTTTTTCCGGCGGTATCGGGCTTTTAAAACCTTCGCCGCACAATAAAGAGTTGTATACCGAGTTGCTCGGTCTGATGTTTAAGCTGTTTAACAAAGCTCGTCGCGAAGGTTTGATGTCGATTGAAGCCGATGTCGAAGACCCGCACAGCAGTGAACTATTCAACAGCGCACCTAAAGTCGTTGCCGATCATCATGCGGTTGATTTTGTCTGTGATTACCTGCGTTTGATGATCAGCGGAGCCAGTAACCCTTATCAATTGGAAGACCTGATGATCATTGAAATCGATTCTCATCATCACGAGGCTCTGATGCCGAGTGCTGCGATCGGTAAGGTTGCAGAGTCGTTGCCGGCTTTCGGGATTGTCGCGGCAGTGTTGGGAATTGTTGTCACCATGAGTTATCTGGATGCCGGGCCTTTGGAGATCGCGCATCATATGTCGGTGGCGTTGGTCGGAACCTTTTTGGGGATTCTGGTGGCTTACGGTTTTGTTGCGCCGATCTCTTCGGAACTGGCGAACCGCGCCGAAGCCGAATCGGCATTTTACGGTGTGATCAAGACTTGTCTGATGGCGAACCTGAACGGCTATGCTCCGCAGGTGGCGGTGGAATTCGGACGTAAAGCAATTCCGAGTAAAGAACGCCCGAGCTTTATGGAGCTGGATGAGTTCATTCAAAGCATCAAGTAA